TATTTAAAATTAGTTGACGTACAATAAGTTAGAGGGTATACTATCATTATGAATATATAGGAGGGATTATTCATGAATACTAAAGAATTAATTTTAGCAGCTTTATTTGCAGCAATTACTGGTATACTTTCAATATTTCAGATTCCATTACCTACGCCTGTTCCTTTTACATTGCAAGTATTAGCGGTAACTGTCTCAGGAGTTATTTTAGGAAGCAAAATAGGTGCTTTGTCTCAATTGACATATGTATTATTAGGTCTGGTAGGAATTCCAATCTTCGCTGGAGGAAGTGCAGGTGTTGGGGTTCTAGTAGGACCTACAGGTGGTTTCTTAATTGGTTTCATTATTTCTTCATTTGTTATAGGGAAAATTACAGAAAAAACTTTACCTCTTATACATAATGGGTCATCAAGATATATTACTATCTTATTTGCAATGATATTCGGTCTAATAATTATTCATTGTTGTGGAGTTATTCAATTCTCAGTTCAACAAAATGTATCTTTAGGTCAAGCTTTCGGTGTCGCATCAGCTCCATTTATAATTTTTGATCTAATAAAAGTAGTTTTTGGATCAATTGTTGCATATTTTGCGAGAGATGGCTTAGTTAAAGCAAATTTATTACAAGTACAGGTGTAATTATGCGAATCAGAGGACATCATCTTATTTGTAATTTAGGTTACAAAGGTAAAGGATACGACGAACGTTTTACCTCAGTCATGAGTAATGTTATGTACCTAATAAAAATGAATCCGGATCTAAATGTTAGAGTCATTGATGATATTGATATTCTGTGTAGCGCTTGTCCTAATAGAAAAGGGGAAAAATATTGTACTAATAAAGATACTGAAGCAAATAAACGTATAAAACAAATGGACCACTTGGTTTTGGATATTCTTGATATACAACCTTACTCTTTACATAATTGGACCGAATTGCAAAAGAAGATTGCATTAGATTTTAAGTTAGAGCACTTGAATAAATTGTGTAAAAATTGTGAATGGAGACAATTAGGATATTGTAGACAGGGACTTTTAGATTTGAAAGAGAAATATAACCTGGTATAACCAGTTTATAGGAAAACCTTCTTGGTGAAATTATAAGCCAAGGAGGTTTTGTTTATGAAATATAAAGTATACTTTCTAATAATCTGATTTAGGTACACTTTCAAAAAAATCCTCTGCAAGTTCCAGCCATTCTTCAGGTAAATATACTGCAAGATACCCATGACCATACTCCTTTGCTTCATAGATTTTACAGTTTCTTAAGTAGGATTGAAAAAGCTTGGCAGATTTTTTTACACATTTCATTTCTTTTTCTCCATACCAATACATAACATCCGCCTGACACTCTCTTAAACTATCCTTGATGGAATAATTCATATAGGTACGATACATTGCATATAAAGTTTCTTTTCTCAGTCTTGGCATGTCCTGTAAATATAATTCCTGTATTTCCTTAGGGTAAAGCATTTTTTGTGGTAACTTTTTAGACATAGCAGCAAGTTGAAATTTACAAGCTTTTTCACTGAATAAAAATCTTCTAAAAAGCTTAACGGTTGTAATACAAAACCTTTTTACATTTGGCACAGGATAGCAGACAGAACCATCAATTATTGCCTTTTGCGCTAAATCTGCTTTGCGAGAAAGTAATTCTATAACAATTTGACCTCCCATTGATACACCACACAACGCGAATAACTTTCCGTTACATTTTTTCTCAATATAACTCAATAGCTTATCGGCAGTATCCTCAGTTGAAATATAATCGGTTGCGAATTCCTCTCCATGTCCATCCATAGTTGGTAATATAACATGGTACTTTTCCGATAGTTTTCGTGCCTGTCTTAGATAATTCCACCATGCATTTCCACCACCATGAATCAGCATGATATGTTGGTTTTCAGGATTTCCGAATTCATGGAATTTCATGTTAACACATCCTTTCTAAAGATTACCATATATTTGTATTATTCTATGCCTACCTTGATCTTATCTACAGGGAAACTTGAAATCATTGATAGCTTCCGTAATTTTCTCTCTGGTGTCATTTTATTTTTAATATACATTTCAAGAATATCTTTAATTTCTTTTAGCAGTACATCGTATTCCTCATCTGTAACTGCTATAAGTGCAGTGTTGAAAAAAACCTTATCTTGAACACAATCTGTATCAGATTTACTTAAATAAAATTGGAGTTCTTGTAAAAGCTCCATAAAAAATCCAGTAGCAAGCTTAGATGGATTGTCATGTTCTAATATGTTGTTTTGCTTATTCATGGCATAAACCTTTTCTATGGTATTTCTTACCCTTTTTTCCTCCACTACTTGAATAAGACCATTCTCATCTAAAAGCTTCATATGATGATAAATAGTAGCTCTTGGGATATCAGTAAGTGTTTCCATAATCGATGAAACAGTTGTCCTTTCGTTTGATAAAATAAATTGTAGTATTCTGAGCCTGGCAGGATTCAGTATCAATTTTTCAATGTTCATTTGATTTCCTCTCCTTTAACTATTGCATTCTATTTTTTTATTATAGTCTAATTTTTTAGATTGTCAATATATTTAATCATTTCTTTTAACTTCAAACAAACAGATCATATTTTTTTCCAACATAAAACAAGGTGACTTCTCTTATAATAAGTCACCTTGCTTACAAATAATCTTGAAATCATTGACTGATATCAATTTCTATGACAACTATAATTAGATGCATGCTTTTTTCTCAATAGGAATCCATATTTCACAAAAGCAGTCTTTTTCTGTGTTACTAGAATATAATTCAAAATCAGTGTCATCCAGCATACTATATTCTGAACCAGGTAGAAACTCTTTAAATATTCTATCCCATGTTTCCCCAATACAATCGGGAGTCTCTCCTATACATCTAAATACTGCCCATAGAGTAGGTTTTACCTTCCATATGGTATATCCGTCAGGTACATCACTTCCATTGAATTCCATACCTATTCCGTACTTAAAGTATTTACTGTCTTTTGTTATTGGTGCACAAACACCATATACATCATGTAGATCAGTATTTTCTTTTAGCACGTCAAATGTACCATTCTCACCACATTTCTTCCAAAAATCTGGAATTTCTGTATTACCTTCTTCTGAAATGATTTCGTTTCTAAACTCTGTAACCTTAGTCAGCAGACAAAATTTTTCTCTCTTTTCTATCCTGTAATCCATGATAGTGCCTCCTTCAAATTTAATTTTAATAAGAAGGCGATTGAAAGATTTTAATTTCACACCTGCACGTCTAGCGACATTAGGAGAAACTCCGTGAAATCTTGTGAATGCTTTTGAAAAACTTTCTGGAGAATTATACCCATATTTTAATGCAATATCAATTACTTTTTGATCAGACATTGAAATATCCTGCCCTGACATGGATAATCTTCTATTTCTTATATACTCATTTGCTGACATTCCTGTAGTTAAAGTAAATATTCTATGAAAATGATATTTTGACATATATAAATACTTTGCAACATCTTCATAAGTTATTGGTTCTAGTAAGTGTTCTTCCATATAATCGATTGATTTTTGCAAGTTTTGAATAAAATCCATTTTTATCACCCTCCATGTAAAATAATACTAGAATCAGGCAACTATTTCCTATCCTATCTTGCTTATATTTGTCTGTATAACTGCCTCCTGAATAATTTGTACTCTCTGTTTTAATTATATATTAGTTTTTGCCTATTTAAAAGAGCTTCCCATACTCTCAACATATCTGCAATTATTACTCCAAAGATGTATTAAAAAGAATACCCATGGCATAGTTCATCCTCTACGCCCTTATATATAAGTCATAAGAATCAGTTGTATATTTCTGACAAAAGAAATATAATAATGGCATTGGAGTAATTGAAAATGGATTATGTAACGACAAAAGAAGTCGTGAATATTTGGAAAACCACAGACATGATGATAGTGTATCATTACTCTGATAGACGATATAATAGCAGTAAAGTTAAGGATGGTGGTAATATATGAAACGGATATTTTTAGTTGAGGACGATAAGGCAATCGCCAGAAATCTTATGCTCTTGCTCCGCTCAGAAGGATTTACAGTCACTCACTCCCCTACTCGGAGTGAAGCACTTGCTACACTTGCCAATAATATATTTGATTTGGCGTTGATTGATATTTCTTTACCTGATGGGAACGGTTTTACAGTTTGTACAGAAATTAAAGGAGCGCAAGGTATCCCCGTTATCTTTCTGACAGCTTCCGGTGATGAAGCAAGTGTTGTTACTGGGCTGAACATGGGGGCAGACGACTACATTACCAAGCCTTTTCGTCCCCGTGAGTTGATTGCACGAATTGGAACCGCCTTGCGAAAAAACGGACGTTCTGGATGTGATTTCAGAATTGAAGGAATTCATGTGGACACGGCAAGTGGCATTGTGAAAAAAAATGGTAAAGAGGTATTTCTTTCAGCATTAGAATACCGCTTATTACTGGTGTTTATCAATAACCCAAAAAGTATTATTACAAGGGGCAGACTACTTGATGAATTGTGGGACTCGGCAGGCGAGTTTGTCAATGATAATACTCTCACCGTGTACATCAAACGCTTAAGGGAGAAAATAGAGAATGATCCAACACACCCACAAATCATTCTGACTGTTCGCGGTACAGGGTATAGATTGGGGTATGAGTATGCTTCGTAATAGAGAGTTTCGGCAGTTTGCCATTTTGTTCTTCTTAATGGACACTACCGCTATAATAGTGGGATTTGCAATAAACAAGGAGGCTGGAATCCTTGCTATCGTTTTTACCACCGCAATCGGCATAGTGTTTTTCTTGTTTACCAAAGCCAGATATAAAAGTATTGCGAGTATTTCAAATCAAATCGACCTTGTGCTTCATAATGCTGACCGTCTGTATATTGGTGATTCGGACGAAGGCGAACTTTCCATTTTACATAGCGAAGTAACAAAAATGACCTTGCGGATTCGGGAACAGAACGACGCGCTGAAAAAAGAAAAAGAACATCTTGCCGATTCGTTGGCCGACATAGCCCACCAACTGAGAACCCCACTCACCTCAGCTAATCTTATTCTGTCATTGTTAGCGAAAAACCCTGATGAAAACGACCGGAAAGCATTCCTACGGGAAACAGAAGAATTGCTTGTACAGATGGATTGGCTGATTACCTCCCTATTGAAATTATCACGTTTGGATGCAGGTATTGTAGTGTTCCAAAGTGAACAGATAGATGTGAACAAGCTGATATGTACCGCAATTCGCCCCTTCCTAATCCCAATGGAGCTACACGGTATTCAATTGCAGATAGACGTACCAAAAGAGGTAATTATTCAAGGGGATTCTGGTTGGCTTTCGGAAGGAATACAAAATATTATTAAAAACTGTATTGAAAGCGCAGGAGAAAACGGTAAAATTAAGATTATCTGTACGCACAACCCATTGTTTACCGAGATCAGAATCCAAGACAACGGCACTGGCTTCAAAAAAGAAGATTTACCCTGCCTATTTGACAGATTTTATCGTGGGAAAAATTCAAACGCTACAGGATATGGAATCGGATTGGCTCTCTGCAAAATGATCATAACACGTCAGGACGGTACGATTACCGCAAAAAATCATCCTCAAGGCGGCGCAGTATTTACCATTCGTTTCCCCAAAGTGACTAATCTCTCACCTGAAAGTCACAGAGATGTAAGCTGAAGGTTCTATTATATGGGTAAACCATTAGAAAGGAGACTCACATAATGGAGTTTTTAAAAATTGATAATCTATGCAAAATATACGGCAAGGGCGAAAACGAAGTTACCGCTCTTGACCATGTTTCTCTTACAATTGAAAATGGAGATTTTACCGCCATCATTGGTTCATCTGGCTCTGGCAAATCCACTTTGCTCCACATTATCGGAGGTGTGGATGTACCCACAAGTGGAAAGGTATACTTGGACGGACAGGATATATATGCCCAAACCAATGAAAAACTAGCCATTTTCCGTAGGCGACAGGTAGGACTGATCTACCAGTTTCACAACCTCATCCCTACTCTGAATGTGGTGGAAAATATCACCTTGCCTATACTGATGGACAAGCGGAAGGTCAACAAGGAACGGTTAGATGATTTATTGGAACTTCTTGGATTGCAAGACCGAAAAACGCATTTACCCAATCAACTTTCGGGTGGTCAGCAACAGCGAGTTTCCATTGGACGTGCTTTGATGAATGCCCCAGCGGTCATGCTTGCCGACGAACCCACAGGTAGTCTTGACAGCAAAAATGGACATGAAATAGTCAATCTGCTGAAATTAAGCCATAAAAAATATCAGCAGACTCTTATTGTTGTTACACATGACGAAAATATTGCCCTGCAAGCTGACAGAATTATTGGCATATCAGACGGAAAAGTAGTGCGAGATGAAAGGGTGAATCGTTCATGAACATTTTCAACAAAGTTACCCTGCAAGGCATGAAAAAAAGCCATACCCGAACAATTGTAACTGTTATCGGAGTTATACTATCCGCCGCCATGATTACGGCAATCGCTACCTTTGGAACTTCTCTGTTGAATTTTCTGATAAATGGTTCTACTGCTAGATACGGGAGTTGGCACGTTGAGTTTTTGGATGTTAATTCCTCTTTCGTGGAGGCTCGAACCCATGATAATGGAGTTTCAAACACCGCTACATTTGAAAATATTGGCTATGCTACGCTTGACGGCGGTAAAAGCCCAGAAAAGCCCTATCTTTTCATCGCTGGATTCAACAATGAAACTTTTGATACCTTACCCATTAGTCTGATTTCCGGCAGGTTGCCTGAAAATAGTAATGAGATTCTCGTCCCATCCCATGTAGCGATAAAGGGCGGCGTTAAACTCAAGGTGGGTGACACCCTTTCACTTGCTGTTGGAAACCGAATATTGGAAAACAAGAATCTGAGTCAACACGACCCATATCAGTCCGAGGAAGAATCGGAAGTGGGCAAAGAAGTTCTTATGCCAGAAGAAGAGAAAACCTACACAGTTGTGGGTATATGTGAAAGACCTGGTTTTGAGGAACATTCCGCACCAGGATACACGTTGATAACAAAAACAGATACTCAAGACCAAGTTAATAGTTTCAGCATATTTGTTACACTAAAAAACCCACGACAAGTAAAGGCTTACGCAATCAGTAAAGCCAAAACAGGCACTTATGTCTTTAATGATTATGTGCTACGCTTTATGGGCGTTTCTGACAATAACCTTTTCAACGCGCTTATGTACACCGTTGATGGAATTTTGATTGCCATAATAATGATAGGTTCGATATTTCTTATTTATAACTCATTCAACATTTCTCTTAACGAACGTACACGCCAATTCGGAATTCTCTCATCAGTGGGCGCAACGGCAAGACAACTACGAAATTCCGTACTATTTGAGGGCCTTTGCATTGGCGCAATTGGTATACCGATTGGTGTTGTAGTCGGCATAGGCAGTACCGGGCTTGTAATTCCTATTGTTGCAGGGAATATGAAGAGTCTTCTGTACAGCACCGTACCTTTAACCTTGTCGGTGTCTGTCCCCGCAATTGTTGTGGCAACGGTGGTAAGTTTGATTACTATTTTGATTTCAGCCTATATTCCGGCTAGGAAAGCCGCAAACACCCCCGTGATGGAGAGTATTCGCCAGACCAATGAGGTTCAAACGGAATCAAAAGCCGTGAGAACGTCAAAACTCTCACAGCGTATTTACGGTTTGGAGGGAACACTAGCCCTCAAGAATTTCAAGCGGAACAAAAAGCGTTATCGCAGCATCGTATTATCGCTTACTTTAAGTGTTGTTTTATTTGTATCTGGAAATGCTTTTGGAACAACTCTAAAACGACTTTCACAACAATATATAATGGACATGGAACATGACATTCTTTTTACCACTGAGGACATAGATGACAGTGAAATGTTCCCACTTTACGATAAACTGAAAAACATAGATGGGGTTTACGAAAGCACTCACCAAACGGTTTTATCCTATTCATGCTCGGTCAATACAAATGATTTTTCAGACAGTTACCGTGAATACGCAGGTTTAGCTACATCCGACCAAACAGTTGATCTGCCAATGGACATCCAG
The sequence above is a segment of the Vallitalea longa genome. Coding sequences within it:
- a CDS encoding sensor histidine kinase — encoded protein: MLRNREFRQFAILFFLMDTTAIIVGFAINKEAGILAIVFTTAIGIVFFLFTKARYKSIASISNQIDLVLHNADRLYIGDSDEGELSILHSEVTKMTLRIREQNDALKKEKEHLADSLADIAHQLRTPLTSANLILSLLAKNPDENDRKAFLRETEELLVQMDWLITSLLKLSRLDAGIVVFQSEQIDVNKLICTAIRPFLIPMELHGIQLQIDVPKEVIIQGDSGWLSEGIQNIIKNCIESAGENGKIKIICTHNPLFTEIRIQDNGTGFKKEDLPCLFDRFYRGKNSNATGYGIGLALCKMIITRQDGTITAKNHPQGGAVFTIRFPKVTNLSPESHRDVS
- a CDS encoding DUF1284 domain-containing protein; translated protein: MRIRGHHLICNLGYKGKGYDERFTSVMSNVMYLIKMNPDLNVRVIDDIDILCSACPNRKGEKYCTNKDTEANKRIKQMDHLVLDILDIQPYSLHNWTELQKKIALDFKLEHLNKLCKNCEWRQLGYCRQGLLDLKEKYNLV
- a CDS encoding ABC transporter ATP-binding protein; its protein translation is MEFLKIDNLCKIYGKGENEVTALDHVSLTIENGDFTAIIGSSGSGKSTLLHIIGGVDVPTSGKVYLDGQDIYAQTNEKLAIFRRRQVGLIYQFHNLIPTLNVVENITLPILMDKRKVNKERLDDLLELLGLQDRKTHLPNQLSGGQQQRVSIGRALMNAPAVMLADEPTGSLDSKNGHEIVNLLKLSHKKYQQTLIVVTHDENIALQADRIIGISDGKVVRDERVNRS
- a CDS encoding ABC transporter permease; this encodes MNIFNKVTLQGMKKSHTRTIVTVIGVILSAAMITAIATFGTSLLNFLINGSTARYGSWHVEFLDVNSSFVEARTHDNGVSNTATFENIGYATLDGGKSPEKPYLFIAGFNNETFDTLPISLISGRLPENSNEILVPSHVAIKGGVKLKVGDTLSLAVGNRILENKNLSQHDPYQSEEESEVGKEVLMPEEEKTYTVVGICERPGFEEHSAPGYTLITKTDTQDQVNSFSIFVTLKNPRQVKAYAISKAKTGTYVFNDYVLRFMGVSDNNLFNALMYTVDGILIAIIMIGSIFLIYNSFNISLNERTRQFGILSSVGATARQLRNSVLFEGLCIGAIGIPIGVVVGIGSTGLVIPIVAGNMKSLLYSTVPLTLSVSVPAIVVATVVSLITILISAYIPARKAANTPVMESIRQTNEVQTESKAVRTSKLSQRIYGLEGTLALKNFKRNKKRYRSIVLSLTLSVVLFVSGNAFGTTLKRLSQQYIMDMEHDILFTTEDIDDSEMFPLYDKLKNIDGVYESTHQTVLSYSCSVNTNDFSDSYREYAGLATSDQTVDLPMDIQFIENSKYLDFIKDLGLSPEEYTGQNAKMIAVAKKRANKKDGSSELLDMFAKNSMNFSVAPQANDKPMNEQGQSINITFVDTYPLDPPPKNSSQVKPYVFMVVAPYSLKEKFETQDTHGETCLAFLSKDPSKSIAEMESIIKDTGITSVYTLYNLHEIVEQYRSITFVIDVFTYVFVLMISLIAVANVFNTISTNIRLRRRELAMLRSIGMSDKDFNKMMRFECVFYGMRTLLFGLPIAGIISWLIYLGLLAVERMDNFHFVFPWGSMAISVLSVFFIVFITMLYAVSKIKKENIIDALRDDMT
- a CDS encoding biotin transporter BioY; this translates as MNTKELILAALFAAITGILSIFQIPLPTPVPFTLQVLAVTVSGVILGSKIGALSQLTYVLLGLVGIPIFAGGSAGVGVLVGPTGGFLIGFIISSFVIGKITEKTLPLIHNGSSRYITILFAMIFGLIIIHCCGVIQFSVQQNVSLGQAFGVASAPFIIFDLIKVVFGSIVAYFARDGLVKANLLQVQV
- a CDS encoding alpha/beta fold hydrolase; protein product: MKFHEFGNPENQHIMLIHGGGNAWWNYLRQARKLSEKYHVILPTMDGHGEEFATDYISTEDTADKLLSYIEKKCNGKLFALCGVSMGGQIVIELLSRKADLAQKAIIDGSVCYPVPNVKRFCITTVKLFRRFLFSEKACKFQLAAMSKKLPQKMLYPKEIQELYLQDMPRLRKETLYAMYRTYMNYSIKDSLRECQADVMYWYGEKEMKCVKKSAKLFQSYLRNCKIYEAKEYGHGYLAVYLPEEWLELAEDFFESVPKSDY
- a CDS encoding helix-turn-helix domain-containing protein, whose protein sequence is MNIEKLILNPARLRILQFILSNERTTVSSIMETLTDIPRATIYHHMKLLDENGLIQVVEEKRVRNTIEKVYAMNKQNNILEHDNPSKLATGFFMELLQELQFYLSKSDTDCVQDKVFFNTALIAVTDEEYDVLLKEIKDILEMYIKNKMTPERKLRKLSMISSFPVDKIKVGIE
- a CDS encoding AraC family transcriptional regulator translates to MDFIQNLQKSIDYMEEHLLEPITYEDVAKYLYMSKYHFHRIFTLTTGMSANEYIRNRRLSMSGQDISMSDQKVIDIALKYGYNSPESFSKAFTRFHGVSPNVARRAGVKLKSFNRLLIKIKFEGGTIMDYRIEKREKFCLLTKVTEFRNEIISEEGNTEIPDFWKKCGENGTFDVLKENTDLHDVYGVCAPITKDSKYFKYGIGMEFNGSDVPDGYTIWKVKPTLWAVFRCIGETPDCIGETWDRIFKEFLPGSEYSMLDDTDFELYSSNTEKDCFCEIWIPIEKKACI
- a CDS encoding response regulator transcription factor, which codes for MKRIFLVEDDKAIARNLMLLLRSEGFTVTHSPTRSEALATLANNIFDLALIDISLPDGNGFTVCTEIKGAQGIPVIFLTASGDEASVVTGLNMGADDYITKPFRPRELIARIGTALRKNGRSGCDFRIEGIHVDTASGIVKKNGKEVFLSALEYRLLLVFINNPKSIITRGRLLDELWDSAGEFVNDNTLTVYIKRLREKIENDPTHPQIILTVRGTGYRLGYEYAS